A region of the Bacillus sp. NP247 genome:
TGAGTTTCATGGCTTAACAGACAAGCTGTGCCGGGTAAAAAAGAAACATCTACTTCATTCGTTTTTTGTAATAATGTAAAAGGATCGATTGACTGAGGGAGTGTAACCCATAAGTTAAATCCTCCATTAGGTATTTCAAATTCTAATTCTTTTAATGGAGATAATATATCAATTGTTAAATCGCGTCTAATTTGTAAAGCAGTACGTAATTTTTCTAAATGATTTTTCATTCGTTCCGCTCGTAAAAAAGGAAGTAGTGCTTTTTGTGTCAATAAGGGACTACCTATATCCATCGAAGCTTTCACGGCATATAACCATTCAAAAATAGGACCCTCAGCTGCAAGCGCCGCGATGCGAAGACCTGGTGCTAGCGTTTTACTAAATCCTTTTAAATATATGACGTGACCATTTGTATCAAAGCTTTTTATGGTGAGAGGTACTATAGCATCCTCAAAATAAATTTCTCCGAAAGAGTCATCCTCAATAATGAAGAAGTTATAAAGCTCTGCTAGTTCTACAAGTTCTATTCTTCGTTCTTTACTCATTACTGTACCTGTTGGATTCTGAAAAGTAGGATTCACATATAATAAAACAGGATTCTTTCTTTGACAAATATCATCGATTAAATCTGAGCGAATGCCGTTGTTGTCAAGGCTAACAGGGATAATCTGAACGCCTTTATTAACAAATACATCAAGCGCCGCTCCGTAACATGGACTTTCTACTAGCACTAAGTCTCCGGGCTTTAATAATGTTTGGGCAATTAAATCAATTCCTTGCTGGGCACCACTTGTAATTAATAATTGAGATGGATCTGTAACTAATTGTTGGTGTTCTTTTAAGTAGTTTGTTATTTCCACTCTAAGTTCTTTATCGCCTTGAACAGGTCCGTAAGTTGCTAGTATCATTTGATCTTTATTAAGTAATTTGAGCATTTCATCTGAAAGAAACGGATTTGGTAATAAACGCGGATAAAGGACCGCCTGTGAAAAATCGAAATATTTACGGTGTTGGTTCATCACATATTGAGAACGCATAACATTAATGGATTTCGTTTGTTGCCATTGATATGGAATTGGTTTGAAATCTTTATTCACACGTTTATGTATATAGGCACCTTTTCCTTGTTCAATTCGTATATAACCTTTCGTTTCTAACTGTTTATAAGCTTTACGAACAGTTAATAAACTAATTTGCAAATCATCGGCCATAGAACGTAAAGAAGGGAGGTAATCGCCATGTGAAAGCATCCCGCTTTGAATTCTCTCAACAATTTGCATATATATTTGTTGGTAATATGGTATGTTGGATTCTTTACGTAGTACTATCTTCATAGAATCACCTGTTTTTCTTTTTAATTTAATTAAAGCGAAAAACATCCTGACAATCAACTATATTTTTATTCAACTGTTATATGCGTGGATACACTGTTATACACCATATCCTCTATACTCATTTCAAGAGTAAAAAGGAGGAAGGAAAATGGTCATTTTAAATTATATTTTAGTATGTATTATTTTTGGAACGACATTTTTAACGATAAAAATTGGAATAGAAGCGGGGGCACCACCATTATTTTCAGCTGGAATTCGTTTCTTTTTGGCGGGCCTTATTCTCATTATTCTTTTTAAATTAAAGCGAAAGGATATTATGCCTTACTTATTATCGAAACGTATTATATATGCTGGTTTTTGTTTAACATTTATGACATTCGCGACCCTTTACTGGGCAGAACAATATATTTCTTCTGGATTAGCTGCAGTTCTATCCGCTACGGCCCCAATGATGATCTTGCTATTACAATCAAGGCGAAACAAAACAAAATTGCAAAAAGAACAACTTGTTGCTTTAGTTATAGCACTTATAGGCGTTTTTTGTATTTCTTTACCTGGAATGCATCAAGAACTTACATTAATATGGAGTATCGCTTGCCTTATTATAATAGTAGGAGAGTTGTTTTATGGAATAGGTTCTATTCGTTCAAAAGAAATACTTTCAGATTTACCTGATGTATCACCATTTCTCATTAACGGTATTCAAATGTTTTATGGGGGAATCTTGCTGTTAATTGTATCTGGTGTAATGGAACAGCCAAATCTAGCTGTATTAACATCTTGGAATGTACAATGGCCAATTTTATATCTCATATTTATAGGATCTATCGGTGGACACGGTTTATATTACTGGCTTTTATCAAAAACAAATCCTGTATTTCCATCAACGTGGTTATATGTATCTCCGTTAATCGCTGTTATTGTAGGTTATTTTGTATTAGGAGAACCATTAAATCCTACAATGGGAATTGGTGCTTGTTTAATCTTGATTGGTGTATTTTTAGCAAATCGTTCTACGCTGGGCGTCTATTTTAAGCAAGGGAAGTTATTGAAGAAAGAAATTTAAATAATATAAAAGAAATCATTGGACTATTAAGTTAATA
Encoded here:
- a CDS encoding DMT family transporter; the protein is MVILNYILVCIIFGTTFLTIKIGIEAGAPPLFSAGIRFFLAGLILIILFKLKRKDIMPYLLSKRIIYAGFCLTFMTFATLYWAEQYISSGLAAVLSATAPMMILLLQSRRNKTKLQKEQLVALVIALIGVFCISLPGMHQELTLIWSIACLIIIVGELFYGIGSIRSKEILSDLPDVSPFLINGIQMFYGGILLLIVSGVMEQPNLAVLTSWNVQWPILYLIFIGSIGGHGLYYWLLSKTNPVFPSTWLYVSPLIAVIVGYFVLGEPLNPTMGIGACLILIGVFLANRSTLGVYFKQGKLLKKEI
- a CDS encoding PLP-dependent aminotransferase family protein; this translates as MKIVLRKESNIPYYQQIYMQIVERIQSGMLSHGDYLPSLRSMADDLQISLLTVRKAYKQLETKGYIRIEQGKGAYIHKRVNKDFKPIPYQWQQTKSINVMRSQYVMNQHRKYFDFSQAVLYPRLLPNPFLSDEMLKLLNKDQMILATYGPVQGDKELRVEITNYLKEHQQLVTDPSQLLITSGAQQGIDLIAQTLLKPGDLVLVESPCYGAALDVFVNKGVQIIPVSLDNNGIRSDLIDDICQRKNPVLLYVNPTFQNPTGTVMSKERRIELVELAELYNFFIIEDDSFGEIYFEDAIVPLTIKSFDTNGHVIYLKGFSKTLAPGLRIAALAAEGPIFEWLYAVKASMDIGSPLLTQKALLPFLRAERMKNHLEKLRTALQIRRDLTIDILSPLKELEFEIPNGGFNLWVTLPQSIDPFTLLQKTNEVDVSFLPGTACLLSHETQYNHLRISYSMLNEKDMLIGLERLHDTIAKFKSMI